The nucleotide window GATGGGCCTGCATGAAACTGTTTCACAGGAACTTCCATCCGGCAGGTTTTTAGCATACGATGGGTTAAAAATTCAAATACACTAACATTTGTTAGTGTATTTGAAATAGAAATATTATATTTACAGGGACCTCTTTAGCTTGTCAGGATAGTCTCAAAGTTTTACCGTCGTGTATCATAACATGACGGTTTTTTTATTGCATAAAGTAAAATATTACTTTAATTTTATTAAAAATAAATTTAACTTTATTAATGAAGCTTCCCGTTTTTTGTCCCAGTTGTGAAAATACGCTCAATGTGAGCCAAATGAAATGTAATGATTGCGGAACGGAGGTAAGCGGCAATTACGAAATGCCCCTGTTCTTAAAACTGAACTGGGAGGAGCAGCAATTCATTATGGATTTTTTCTTAGCCAGCGGCAGCATTAAAGAAATGGCCAAACAGGCCGGAAACAGTTATCCAACCATGCGTAATAAAATGGATGACATGATTGAGAAGATAAAAAACCTAAAATGCTGATAAATATGAATTTCAAACTTCTTTTTAACCCCTTCGAAAAATTTTCCGAAGTGGGTCTTGCTGTTACGGGACTATCGGTTCTGCTTTTTTCTATTATCCTGTTTTGGGTCACCGGCCAAACCAACGACGGTATTTACCACGTTATCGTATCAATCTGGGATACCATTAGCACAGGCCGTTATTGAAGCACTGATCTATACTTTTTCTCCTTTTTTTTATTGATCGTTATTGGGCAAAGCAGTAAATCCTAAAACAGGGCTGACAGATATTTTAACTGTCACTATTGTTCATCGCATTCCGATGACGATAGGCATGCTTATGATGCAGCTACCTTTTTTAAAAAACGTGACAGATGCAATTATTAATGCTATTCAAACCAATACCTTACAACGGCTATTCCTGACTACGCTATGGATCTCAACAATTGTAAGCCTGGTAATGCTTGCGCTGTTTATTTACTCAATAATATGACTGATTAATGGTTTTAAAACGGCCTCGCATGGCAAAAAGCCCTGGCATTTTATCTTATTTGCATTGTCTGTTATTTCTTCAGAAGCTGTCTACAGGCTTTTGATCCATCCATTGCTATTAAAACATTTCTGTTAAAGTAACTCGTCGCCTGTCTTAATGTTTCTGCGTCAGCTTCCGGGCGATATTATAAAAAAGCGGCCTAAGCCGCCTTTCTATATACTTTGTTGCGTTTTTTGCGGACTTACCGCTTCCTTAACGCCCTGAGGAACTTTATCCCAAAGATTTTTGCCGGCATCACTCACCTTGTTTTTAAGGTTTTGTTTCTGTTCGGGAGTCATTTTGTATTTCCAGTAAGCAAAAGCTGCTAAACCCAGCGCAATTAATCCGCTTGTTTTATTTTTCATAATTATTGGTTTTAAATTTTATTAAATCGAAATAATAACAGACTAAAAGTGTGCCATTGATTTGCTTAAATCTTAAAATATGGTCAAAAAAAATCCCGGGGTTGATTCCCGGGATTTGATATTCAAACTATGAGTAGCTATTTAAGGTATTGTGCAAAAAAGCCCAACATGGTTTTATAAAACTCAATCCGGTTATCTTCTCTCTGAAAACCATGCCCCTCATTGTATTTTACGATGTAAGGTACATTAAATCCTTTAGCACGCAAGGCTTTTACAATCTGGTCAGACTCGTTGATATTAACACGCGGATCGTTAGCGCCCTGAACGACTAACAACGGTTTACGAATTTTATCTAACTGATAAAACGGTGATACCTCTTTCGCAATTTTTGCTTCTTCCTGGTTATCCAGGTCGTACCAGATCTGTTTTACCATCTCCTTATAAGGCTTCCAATACTCGGGGAAGGAGGCGAAGAAGGTTTCGATATTCGACACCCCTACATAGTCAACACCACAGGTATATAAATCAGGAGTTTTTACCAGTCCCATTAAGGTAGCATAACCACCGTGACTCCCTCCGTAAATGGCGGTTTTGCTTTTATCCACCCAACCCTGCGCAATGGCGTATGCCACTCCATCTTCAATATCATCCATTAGCTTCCGGCCAATTTGTTTGAAACCGGCTCTTAAAAACTCCTTTCCATAGCCGCCACTGATCCTGAAATTTACCTGCAGGGTAGCATAGCCCCGGCTGGCCAAAAGCTGGGTTTCCGGATTGAAGCCCCAGCTATCCCTGATGCCTTGCGGACCTCCATGCGGATTTACCACCAACGGCACTTTCTTGCCTTCCAAAGCAGCTTTAGGTAAAGTGATATAGCCGTGAATGGTTTTGCCATCGCGGCTTTTGAAAGAAACAGGCTTCATGATTGCCATATCGGCTTCCTTCAATTGTGGCATTAGGTCGTACAGGAAGGTTGTTTTACCGCTGGCTGCATCATAAATATAATATTTACCTACCAACCTGTCGCTCGTTACATACACCAGGTATTTGCTTTCATCATCTGTTTTACCGGTTAACCCAAACTGGTAGCCTTTGAACTCTTTAGATAGATTCTCGTAGATCTTTTTGAAAGTAGCGCTAACCGGTATGATCTCGTCCTTTTCACCTTCATAATTGAAATAGTCTACCTCGTAATTTCTTTTACGGGAAAGGCCAATTCCCGAAACATCGAAATCTTTATTGGCAAAAACTTCCTTGATCTTTTCTTTTTTCTTAAAGTCATACAAAATGATGCGGGCCTTATCAGAATCGAGGTTGGTTACCACGTAGGCTTCATCCGGGTTGGAGGGATTGTAGCTGAAAGATTGTATGTTGAAGTTATCATCCCAGTTATTGGTGAAATACAATTCAAACTCTTTACCTCCCGCAGGTTTGTAAAAATACTGCGATTTAATGCCCTGAAACATCCGCCCGAACCCTCTCAGGTTGCCGTCTTTGTCAAAGTCATAACCTACGATGGGGTTAGCTACATCTTTATTTTCATATAGCTTTTCAAGAGATCCGGTTACCACGTTTACCTTGTAAGGTTCAAAGACCTGCTTATTGTCTTTGTTCATGGTAATGATCATATAGTTCTTCTGATCTTTCAGAATGCGTTCGATGCCGGCCTGCACACCATCAAAAGGGGTCAGGTCCAGTACATTGCTCCCGTCAACATTAGCTGCATAAATATGGAAGTTTTCATTGCCACCATTATCCATTACATACACCAGGCGTTCATCATTGATCCAGCCATAGCCTTTGATCAGTTCATCCTTCTCCTCAATAGCCCTGGCTACTTTACCACTGGCAATATCTTTCACATATACATGCCTTTTACCGTTTTCTTCTTTCTCCATATAAGAAAGGTATTTCCCTCCGGGAGATAACTGGAATTGTGACGACTTAGGCCGCGCGAAATAGTCTTCTACTTTGTAGTGATAATCACCTTTATCCTGCGCAATGATCTTTTGAATTTCCGCATCACCGGAAGGCAATGTGGTATCGCCTGGTTTGGTTACCACTGTTTTGGTAAGAACGAGCGGCAGGTTCATGCCTGCCTGTTTGAACTCACCCGTAATCGTTTTATCTGCTAAGGTTCCGGTGTAGCTTAACCCTGCAGCTTTTACGCTCAGGGATAACTTATTATCTGCAAAAGCAGTACTATCCACCGGAATGCCTGTGGCGCCCTGGGCCGGACTGTCCATGGTAGTTACCCATTTGTCGCTATCTTTTTTTATATGAAATACCAGTGGAATCTGAGTGCCCTGCACTTCCAGGGTTCCTTTCCAGGAGCCTGCAATATCCTGCGCTTTTATTAATGTCATAGAAACAATAGAAACAATAAATGTGAGAAAGAGTTTTTTCATCGTACAAATTTTGGTAGGGTATTTAAGAAAAAACACATCCCGTGAGATGTGTTTTGTGTGTTATTAGCTAATAGCCTGGGAAACGATATTCCCTATTTTTTCTATGGATATTCTCTCCTGCTCCATACTATCGCGATGCCGTATGGTTACGGTACCATCTTCTTTCGTCTGGTGGTCGATGGTTACACAGAACGGCACACCTAAAGCATCCATTCTTCTGTAACGTTTACCAATAGCATCCTTCTCTTCGTAGAAACATTTAAACTCGCCACGGTATTGCGCCATGATCTCCTGCGCAATTTCCGGTAATCCGTCTTTTTTCAACAATGGGAATACGGCCAGTTTGATAGGGGCCAGCTTAGCAGGAAATTTCAGTACTACGCGATTGTCCTGCTTTTCAGGTGTGCTCAGATCTTCTTCAGTGTAAGCTGCACAAACCATCGACAGGAACATACGATCTAAACCGATGGAAGTTTCAATTACATAAGGGATATAATTACCATAAGGTTTTCCTGTTTCAGGATTCACATCATTATCGAAGTACTGCATTTTCTTCCTGCTGAACTCCTGGTGCCTTGATAAATCATAGTCAGTACGGCTATGGATACCTTCCAGCTCTTTAAACCCAATAGGGAAGTTGAATTCGATATCGCAAGCAGCATCGGCATAATGCGCCAGCTTTACGTGATCGTGGAAGCGGTACTCCGTATCGGGCACGCCCAATTCCAGGTGCCATTTTAAGCGAGCCTGTTTCCAGTACTCATACCACTCTTTCTGGGTGCCAGGTCTGATGAAGAACTGCATTTCCATTTGCTCAAACTCACGCATACGGAAAATAAACTGGCGCGCTACGATCTCGTTACGGAAGGCTTTGCCTATCTGCGCAATACCGAAGGGTATTTTCATACGACCGGTTTTCTGCACGTTGAGGAAGTTTACAAAAATACCCTGTGCTGTTTCAGGACGCAGATACACTTTGCTGTTTTCATCTTCAGAAGATACGGTAGATCCAAATTCTGTAGAGAACATCAGGTTGAACTGACGAATATCCGTCCAGTTGCTGGTGCCGCTAACGGGGCACTTTATTTTATTATCATCAATGATCTTTTTCAGTGCGGTAAGATCGCCTGCCGCATCTGCTTTTTCCATTTCACTGATGATAGCAGCAACTTCCGCTTCTTTGCCTTCAGTTTTTAACTGGTCAGTATAAGATTCTATCAAATGATCTACACGGTAACGTTTCTTACTGTCTTTATTATCGATCATAGGATCATTAAACCCATCCACGTGGCCGCTGGCCTTCCAGGTAGTTGGGTGCATAAAAATAGCTGCATCAATACCCACGATATTGTCCTGTAACTGGGTCATCCATTTCCACCAATAATCCTTAATATTTTTCTTTAACTCGGCGCCCCACTGACCGTAGTCGTAAACCGCCTGTAAGCCATCGTATATTTCGCTGCTTGGGAAAATAAAACCGTACTCTTTACAGTGCGATATAATCGCCTGAAACCTGCCTGCCGGCAAGGTTTGTTTATTTGTCTCTGTTGCCATAAGGCTGCAAAAATAAGGGCGTTTTTTGATTTATTACCGGTGATTTGAGATTTAGGATTTGTCCCGGTGATAACGGATCATTTGTCCATAATCCATTTTATTAGTTAAGCCGAAAATAGCCTGTGCTATCCGTTTCGTCCTGGTAGCATCAGTTTTAGCTTCGTCTATCCATTTGCTGAAATAGTTTTGATGAGAAGGTGCCAGGGTCTCAAAAAACGCCTTTGCGGACGGGTCATCATCCAGGCATGCTACCAAATCGGTATTGAGCTCGTATTTTTTCTCGTCCAGCTCCAGGCTGGCGGTTACCATTGCACCCTGTCTTTTGGCAATACCTTTTCGCATCGTGGCATTAATGGCCATTATATAATTGCCGCCGCCGGCGGGTAAAAGCGTTACACCTGAAATGGGATATTGATCTAAATGGCCTTTTACACGAAATGCTTTCCTGCTATCGGCTTTCAATTGCTTCGCCAGCTCCGCTGGTATTTCAATATAGGTCCAGCCGGTTTTATCACCGTTCTCTGCAAATTTTTGAAGCGCTGTAGTAAAATGAATGCTGTCGGGTCCCATGCCTATCTGCACGTCTTATATGTTATATCATAAATCATACATCGTATATCGTACATATACTAATTGGTTTGTACCTTCCCGAACAATTCAACAGGTTTGATCCGTACACCAAAATTATACGGAGTAATGTCCAGGCCGCGCAAATACATACTTTTAAAGGCATAGGAGCCGTACAATCTGATAATACCCAGGTTTACTTCAGCAATATAAGATAGCTTCCAGGGACGTAAATCAAAATCGCCACGGGATTTGGCCTTTCCCTCATCAGAGTTGATGAATTTATTTCTTGCCGAGTACAGGTAACCCACGCTTACGCCTGCGCTTACTTCAAAAGCATATAAGTTATGCGGCGTTAAATTGAAATTGAGCATCAATGGTACGGTGAGGTAATCGGCAGCCAGTTTATTCTTTTTATAAGTTCTTCCGGGAGTACCGTCAAAGCTGATAGCCGGGGCATTTTCCACCATTGCTGTTTGCACCTGGTAACGGATGGGTTGCTTATAATGATAATTATTTAATTCCAGCCCGATCCCATAATTAAAATTTACATAGTTATTAATAAGACTCACCTGTTGTGTAACTACCCATATATTCACGTTACGTGATTTAAAAGGTCTCAGGCCCATCCAGTCACTATTAACATCACTTGTTGCGTACTGTTGTGCTTCAACACTGGTATAATCTGTATTATCTACAAAGTTGGAAAATCCCAGGTCAACAATGCCCCATTGCGTGCGTAATTTTTTGGGATGGGTACGACTGCTTAACTGCTTCAGAAAACCTTTCTTTGGTGGTGCGGCAAAAGCACCGGGATCATTATCCCTGATGATTGTAACACCGCCTATTTCGAGCGTATCGGGTTTCGGTTGGTCCTGTGCTATACCAGAGATAGCCAATGATAAACCAAGTACGGAAAGCAAAAATCTCATAATTCCGTAAAGATACATTTTACCAACAACCGAAAAGTTAAAATTCATGCGCGTAGTCAATTGTTAGCGGTTGTTATTAAAACCTGATTCCCACGTTGTAAGGAGTGATATCCAAACCATCTTTAAACATGCCTTTCATAGCATAAGACCCGTAAAGACTGATGACTCCTAAATTCACCTCGGCTACATAAGATAATTTCCACGGGTTCAAATTAAGGTTATCCTTCAGCTTTTGCTTGCCCTCATCTGACGTGATGGTTTTATTGCGGGCGCTGTATAAATAGCCTGCGCTGATACCGGCGCTAAAGCCCCATTCTTTAGTCTTTTTAGCAGATATTTCCAGTCCCTTTTTGTGCTTTTTAGTAACGGAGTATCCACCGGTATGTTTTCCGAAATCAAAGTTCAGCATCAAAGGGAAGGTCACATAATCTGCCGCCAGTTTATTTTTTGAATAACTACGCCCTTCCGTGTTATCCCATTCAACATAAGGGAGATTGCTGTTAAAACGGATAGGATTCTTAAACCTGTAATTATTCAACTCCAACCCTAATGCGTACTTCAGGTTCACATTATGATTGATCAGGTTTACTTTCTGACTTATCAGCCAAATATTTACATTCACTGACTTCCCGTTTCGAAGGTCAAACCAGGATGCATTTGCATTGGGCGCAAAAGCCTGTGCGCCTGCCGATGCATAATTAGTATTATCTACAAAATTCGAGAAACCGAGGTCGACACCGCCAAACCAGCTGGTCGTAATATTTTTACGGCGGGTGGTTTTTTGCCATACTTCGCCATCCTTGTCTACAATTACTTTTTTATTATCCTTATCGGTGATTACCTGCACCGTTACAGAAGAAGTATCTTTTTGAGCATAAGCTGCAGCCGACATCAACACACACAGGGCCGTGGGTAAAATTTTGCGTACCATATATTTTTATTTTTCTTATAAATTTTTGTATTACCTTAGTAAAGAGTAATCTTTGATGTAATTTTTCTTTCTGTGTTGTGTAATTTGGAAAAGAAAAATCACCTACCGGTCCTGAATATTATTTTTCTACACGAATGGCAAATCCTGCCACATTGATATTATCACCTCCATCAGATAAAATATCCAACGCGCGGTCGCTGATCTGTTTTCCTATCTTTTTAAACAGGGATTTCTTTTCTTTAACCGGCTCGTTAACAGCAGCCACAGGAGTTAAAGGCGCTGCTGATGGTGATTTCTTTATTGTCTCTCCCATATCTATAGGAAGCTCTGGTGATTGGGTTGGCGGGTGCTCTTTATTATTGTTTTCTGCTAAAACCTCAGTGGCACGGGTTACTTCGTTGCTGCCTGTTACTGATTTTGATGCGGCCACATGTTCGGCTACGTACTGATCTGTTCTGCCCGATGGTTTATGCCGCTTTTCAATACTACGCTCCCTGCCATCAGAATAGACGGGCTGCTCCGGAATGGCAACAGGTTCCTGGCGGTTATTGGTATCAACCACAGTAGGCGCAGGCCCGGCGGGTTGGCCAACAGGTGGTGTATTAACAGCTACCGGAGCATCATTTGATTCATCCTGCTCTGACTGGTTTAAAACCAACCAGGTGCTTACACACAATAATAAAGAGGCGGCTATAGCCAGTTTGCGCCAGTCCATACTCCGTACAGCGCCTCTTTTGTATAATTTTTCCTTAGAGGGATATTGAATGGAAAGATCGGCTTTAAAATAAAGTCGGCCCAGATTTTCTAACTTCAGTTTTAAGGCATCGTTGCTCTGCATCCCCTGCTCTACCTTGCCGGCCAGTTCTTTTCCGGCTTCGCCATCCAGGTATACCAGCAAATCTTCTTCGGTCAACTCCGCTCGTTTAATTAGTTTTTCCTTGCCGGCAAAATCAACTGATTCGTCGATATCCAAAACCGTTTGTTTCAATAATTCCAATTCACCAGCCAGATGTGGGCTTTGTTTAACAAAAGCCTCCACTATTTCTTTTTCCTGTACAGACAATTCATTGTCTACGTACAATAAAAAAAACTCTTCGTAATTATGTTGGTTAATTTGCATTACTAACTTCTTTGTTGTTAAACCAGATTATTCACATTTACCAGGTACGATTTTAATTGTAACCTGGATCGATGCAGGTAGACTTTTACCTGCGATGCATTCAACCCGGTGATTTCCCCTATTTCTTCGTAGCTATAGCCTTCATAATCTTTTAAGAGAACTAACGACCGGTTTTGTTCTGACAGACGGGATAAAGCCTGTTCTAACACTGCTTTTAAATTATTGCGCTTCTCTTCTACCCCTCTATCCAGGTTTTCAAAGGAGTCCTGTAAATCCATCCGGCTGCTCTTTCTATAATGATCTACCATTTTATTATAAGCCACTCTAAACAGGTAAGCTTTTGCTGTGTCGGTGTGAATGTCCGTCCGGTTTTGCCATAACACTTCGTATGCATTCTGCACCATATCCTCCGCGTCAGCCCTATGCCGCATGGTCTTTAGCATAAAGCGGTATAAAGCATCTGAATAATTTGTTACACAATCATTATAGTCTTTCTCAGTCATAAAACAGCCAGAACCTTAATTATCAATTACTTTTACTATCATTCTACTCCCGATTGCAGTAAAAAACTATTTAGTTACCCCGCGCTCGTATTTATTATACGGGCAGGAAAACCAAAAGTTACAAAAAAATAAAAAAAAGTTAACGGAGCACCATTTGCCGGTCTGCATCCAGCCTGATCAAAATAAAAAGCATTATGGAAAAGGTAAGTAAAGATGTTCCTCCATAGCTGATCAATGGAAGTGGGATGCCGATTACAGGCGCCAGACCAATGGTCATGCCCAGGTTAATAGCAATATGAAAAAAGAAAACTGACGCAACACCGTAAGCATAACAGCGGCTAAAAACACTTCTTTGCCGCTCTGCGATGGTTACAATTCTAAATAAAAGCAACAAATAAAGCCCCAGCAGCACCACGCTTCCAGCAAAGCCGAAGCCCTCTCCTATGGTATCAAATATAAAATCGGTACGTTGTTCAGGAACAAACCCGTACCTGGTTTGAGTGCCACTTAAAAGCCCTTTGCCTACTAATCCACCGCTACCAATTGCTATTTTAGACTGCTTTACGTTATAATCCGCTGTATTTTTTTGTTTACCGGTTTTGGCATCTACTTTCACTTCGCCCTTAATATACTCCTCCGGTATATCCCTGCCGATAGTACTGAAAATACGCTCCACCTGGTGTTTCTCAAATACATGGGTGAATAGAAATGGGACCCCAAATCGCTGCACGCCTATACAGAGCAGTCCAATCAGCAGAATTTTCACTAAAACACCTTTATCCCTTTTGATCTGTCGCTGGTTCAGTAACACCACGATACCAATAATTACCGCTAATATAATCGCGAGCAGATCTTTATCGAGCAACAAGGTAGCTACTACCAGCGCTGCGGCGGCAAAACCAATTATAATATACATTGGGGGAAGTCCTTCCCTGAACATCACCAGGAAAAAAGCAAAAAAAACCAGGGCCAAACCTGTTTCCTTTTGCAGAATGGTTAATACCGCCGGGGCCAGCGTCAAACCAGCCGCAATTAACTGGGACTTGGGTCTGCTAAAATCCATCTCAGGCAGCGAAAGGTATTTGGCCAAAGCCAATGCTACGGTTATCTTACAAAACTCCGCCGGCTGAAACTGGAAACCTCCTATACGGATAATAGACTCTGTTCCTTTTACCGATGAGTGAAAAGGAAATACCAGCAGTAGCAGCAATATTCCCCCCGCATACCAGAGATTAGCTGTGGCAGGGAAAAACTTACTATCCGTTAATAAAATAAACAACCCCAGCGCCATTGCTACACAGGCATAATAGAACTGTTTACTATAGTCCGTTTTGTAGCCCAGGAAGCTCTGCAGCACCGGATCCCCATCTTTGTAGGTTACTGCGAAAATGGCCAGCAAGCCAATAGTCAGTAAAATAAGGTAAATAATGATTAACGAGTAATCTATGCCCTTCGATATCTCTGATTTACGCTGTGTCATGCTATGCCGTATATGTAGCTTTGGAAGGTTGGGAATTTTTCTTTGGCTCGGTTAAAATTGCTACCGCTGCTGCTATTCTT belongs to Niabella yanshanensis and includes:
- a CDS encoding DUF2089 family protein: MKLPVFCPSCENTLNVSQMKCNDCGTEVSGNYEMPLFLKLNWEEQQFIMDFFLASGSIKEMAKQAGNSYPTMRNKMDDMIEKIKNLKC
- a CDS encoding S9 family peptidase, whose translation is MKKLFLTFIVSIVSMTLIKAQDIAGSWKGTLEVQGTQIPLVFHIKKDSDKWVTTMDSPAQGATGIPVDSTAFADNKLSLSVKAAGLSYTGTLADKTITGEFKQAGMNLPLVLTKTVVTKPGDTTLPSGDAEIQKIIAQDKGDYHYKVEDYFARPKSSQFQLSPGGKYLSYMEKEENGKRHVYVKDIASGKVARAIEEKDELIKGYGWINDERLVYVMDNGGNENFHIYAANVDGSNVLDLTPFDGVQAGIERILKDQKNYMIITMNKDNKQVFEPYKVNVVTGSLEKLYENKDVANPIVGYDFDKDGNLRGFGRMFQGIKSQYFYKPAGGKEFELYFTNNWDDNFNIQSFSYNPSNPDEAYVVTNLDSDKARIILYDFKKKEKIKEVFANKDFDVSGIGLSRKRNYEVDYFNYEGEKDEIIPVSATFKKIYENLSKEFKGYQFGLTGKTDDESKYLVYVTSDRLVGKYYIYDAASGKTTFLYDLMPQLKEADMAIMKPVSFKSRDGKTIHGYITLPKAALEGKKVPLVVNPHGGPQGIRDSWGFNPETQLLASRGYATLQVNFRISGGYGKEFLRAGFKQIGRKLMDDIEDGVAYAIAQGWVDKSKTAIYGGSHGGYATLMGLVKTPDLYTCGVDYVGVSNIETFFASFPEYWKPYKEMVKQIWYDLDNQEEAKIAKEVSPFYQLDKIRKPLLVVQGANDPRVNINESDQIVKALRAKGFNVPYIVKYNEGHGFQREDNRIEFYKTMLGFFAQYLK
- a CDS encoding glycine--tRNA ligase; translated protein: MATETNKQTLPAGRFQAIISHCKEYGFIFPSSEIYDGLQAVYDYGQWGAELKKNIKDYWWKWMTQLQDNIVGIDAAIFMHPTTWKASGHVDGFNDPMIDNKDSKKRYRVDHLIESYTDQLKTEGKEAEVAAIISEMEKADAAGDLTALKKIIDDNKIKCPVSGTSNWTDIRQFNLMFSTEFGSTVSSEDENSKVYLRPETAQGIFVNFLNVQKTGRMKIPFGIAQIGKAFRNEIVARQFIFRMREFEQMEMQFFIRPGTQKEWYEYWKQARLKWHLELGVPDTEYRFHDHVKLAHYADAACDIEFNFPIGFKELEGIHSRTDYDLSRHQEFSRKKMQYFDNDVNPETGKPYGNYIPYVIETSIGLDRMFLSMVCAAYTEEDLSTPEKQDNRVVLKFPAKLAPIKLAVFPLLKKDGLPEIAQEIMAQYRGEFKCFYEEKDAIGKRYRRMDALGVPFCVTIDHQTKEDGTVTIRHRDSMEQERISIEKIGNIVSQAIS
- a CDS encoding YdeI/OmpD-associated family protein, which codes for MQIGMGPDSIHFTTALQKFAENGDKTGWTYIEIPAELAKQLKADSRKAFRVKGHLDQYPISGVTLLPAGGGNYIMAINATMRKGIAKRQGAMVTASLELDEKKYELNTDLVACLDDDPSAKAFFETLAPSHQNYFSKWIDEAKTDATRTKRIAQAIFGLTNKMDYGQMIRYHRDKS
- a CDS encoding outer membrane beta-barrel protein is translated as MRFLLSVLGLSLAISGIAQDQPKPDTLEIGGVTIIRDNDPGAFAAPPKKGFLKQLSSRTHPKKLRTQWGIVDLGFSNFVDNTDYTSVEAQQYATSDVNSDWMGLRPFKSRNVNIWVVTQQVSLINNYVNFNYGIGLELNNYHYKQPIRYQVQTAMVENAPAISFDGTPGRTYKKNKLAADYLTVPLMLNFNLTPHNLYAFEVSAGVSVGYLYSARNKFINSDEGKAKSRGDFDLRPWKLSYIAEVNLGIIRLYGSYAFKSMYLRGLDITPYNFGVRIKPVELFGKVQTN
- a CDS encoding porin family protein; amino-acid sequence: MVRKILPTALCVLMSAAAYAQKDTSSVTVQVITDKDNKKVIVDKDGEVWQKTTRRKNITTSWFGGVDLGFSNFVDNTNYASAGAQAFAPNANASWFDLRNGKSVNVNIWLISQKVNLINHNVNLKYALGLELNNYRFKNPIRFNSNLPYVEWDNTEGRSYSKNKLAADYVTFPLMLNFDFGKHTGGYSVTKKHKKGLEISAKKTKEWGFSAGISAGYLYSARNKTITSDEGKQKLKDNLNLNPWKLSYVAEVNLGVISLYGSYAMKGMFKDGLDITPYNVGIRF
- a CDS encoding anti-sigma factor, which produces MQINQHNYEEFFLLYVDNELSVQEKEIVEAFVKQSPHLAGELELLKQTVLDIDESVDFAGKEKLIKRAELTEEDLLVYLDGEAGKELAGKVEQGMQSNDALKLKLENLGRLYFKADLSIQYPSKEKLYKRGAVRSMDWRKLAIAASLLLCVSTWLVLNQSEQDESNDAPVAVNTPPVGQPAGPAPTVVDTNNRQEPVAIPEQPVYSDGRERSIEKRHKPSGRTDQYVAEHVAASKSVTGSNEVTRATEVLAENNNKEHPPTQSPELPIDMGETIKKSPSAAPLTPVAAVNEPVKEKKSLFKKIGKQISDRALDILSDGGDNINVAGFAIRVEK
- a CDS encoding RNA polymerase sigma factor, giving the protein MTEKDYNDCVTNYSDALYRFMLKTMRHRADAEDMVQNAYEVLWQNRTDIHTDTAKAYLFRVAYNKMVDHYRKSSRMDLQDSFENLDRGVEEKRNNLKAVLEQALSRLSEQNRSLVLLKDYEGYSYEEIGEITGLNASQVKVYLHRSRLQLKSYLVNVNNLV
- the rodA gene encoding rod shape-determining protein RodA; translation: MTQRKSEISKGIDYSLIIIYLILLTIGLLAIFAVTYKDGDPVLQSFLGYKTDYSKQFYYACVAMALGLFILLTDSKFFPATANLWYAGGILLLLLVFPFHSSVKGTESIIRIGGFQFQPAEFCKITVALALAKYLSLPEMDFSRPKSQLIAAGLTLAPAVLTILQKETGLALVFFAFFLVMFREGLPPMYIIIGFAAAALVVATLLLDKDLLAIILAVIIGIVVLLNQRQIKRDKGVLVKILLIGLLCIGVQRFGVPFLFTHVFEKHQVERIFSTIGRDIPEEYIKGEVKVDAKTGKQKNTADYNVKQSKIAIGSGGLVGKGLLSGTQTRYGFVPEQRTDFIFDTIGEGFGFAGSVVLLGLYLLLLFRIVTIAERQRSVFSRCYAYGVASVFFFHIAINLGMTIGLAPVIGIPLPLISYGGTSLLTFSIMLFILIRLDADRQMVLR